A section of the Rattus norvegicus strain BN/NHsdMcwi chromosome 15, GRCr8, whole genome shotgun sequence genome encodes:
- the LOC134482252 gene encoding small integral membrane protein 14-like, whose product MVEGGFDPCECICSHERAMRKFINLLRQSQSYCTNTECLRELPGPSGDSGISITVILMAWMVIAVLLFLLRPPNLRGFSLPGKPSSPHSGQVPPAPPVG is encoded by the coding sequence ATGGTTGAAGGGGGATTTGATCCCTGTGAATGTATTTGCTCTCATGAACGCGCTATGAGAAAATTCATCAATCTGCTCCGGCAGTCCCAGTCCTATTGCACCAACACAGAATGCCTTCGGGAATTGCCAGGGCCCTCAGGCGACAGTGGCATCAGCATCACTGTGATCTTGATGGCCTGGATGGTGATCGCTGTGCTCCTCTTTCTATTGAGGCCTCCTAACCTGAGAGGCTTCAGCCTTCCTGGAAAGCCCTCCAGTCCTCACAGTGGACAGGTCCCGCCAGCCCCTCCTGTGGGCTAA